Genomic window (Rubeoparvulum massiliense):
TGTTTGAATTCATGCGCCCGGGATCAACCAGGGCGCTTCTTCTTTTGGTTATTTCATCTCATTTCGATGGTAGAAAGATAGGGGGTAGTACGTTGAAGAAATGGTTAATTATTCTATGCACATTAACACTTCTCATCAGTATGACAGCATGCGGTAATACCAATAACGAAAAGGGAGATGCCGCACAAGATGGCAACTCAACTGCAGGTGAGCAGGAATTAACAAAGGTAAGCGTTGTTCTCGACTGGTCACCGAATACTAATCATACAGGGCTTTATGTCGCACAAGCCAAAGGCTATTTTAAGGAACAAGGACTGGATGTTGAGATCATCCTTCCTGGTGAAGCAGGGGCTGATCAGCTTGTGGCTGCTGGCAAGGCACAATTTGGTGTCAGCTACCAAGAGAGCATTACACAGGCGCGTGTACAAGGGGTTCCCCTTGTCTCCATCGCCGCAGTGATTCAACATAATACGTCTGGATTCGCTTCTCCTGTAGAGAAGAATATTACAAGTCCTAAGGATTTCGAGGGTAAAACCTATGGTGGCTGGGGTTCTCCTGTGGAAGAGGCTGTGATGAGCTCCTTAATGCAGCTTGAAGGTGCTGATGTATCGAAGGTGAATTTTATCAATATGGGAGATACCGATTTCTTCACAGCTGTGAAGCGAGATCTCGATTTTGCATGGATTTTCTATGCATGGACGGGAATTGAGGCAGAGCTACGTGGTGAACCCATCAATATGATCTACCTTACAGACTATACAGATAAACTAGATTATTATACGCCTGTACTAGCAACCAATGAGAGTATGATCGCAGACAATGCAGAGACGGTTAAAGCCTTT
Coding sequences:
- a CDS encoding ABC transporter substrate-binding protein, with the translated sequence MKKWLIILCTLTLLISMTACGNTNNEKGDAAQDGNSTAGEQELTKVSVVLDWSPNTNHTGLYVAQAKGYFKEQGLDVEIILPGEAGADQLVAAGKAQFGVSYQESITQARVQGVPLVSIAAVIQHNTSGFASPVEKNITSPKDFEGKTYGGWGSPVEEAVMSSLMQLEGADVSKVNFINMGDTDFFTAVKRDLDFAWIFYAWTGIEAELRGEPINMIYLTDYTDKLDYYTPVLATNESMIADNAETVKAFVTAASQGYQFAMENPDEAAQILLDAVPDLDAPLVKKSQEWLASRYQGDAPRWGEQKQEVWENYMNWLLEHDLLEKAIDVDQAFTNEYLPE